Below is a window of Dictyostelium discoideum AX4 chromosome 1 chromosome, whole genome shotgun sequence DNA.
CACAAAAACCTTCATTATCCTCAAATGGTACAACCATTCAACCACCACAATTACCTCCAAAAAGACAAAAACCAACTGTATCAACTTTAAATCTTAATCAATAGAATTCAAACactatatataataatttattatttattaattttttttaatttttttttccattttccaaaattttaattatattttttatattcttattttgtttaatacataaaataaatatttaaactacttaattaattattttaattataaattttattttcttattttgtTTCAAcacataaaattaatattttttttttttaaaattttttttttttttttattatttttttttttttcttatcatcctttaattttttttttttttttttttttttttttatttacaaacagcttattaaaaaatgaataaaaaaaaaataatacttaGTGGGTTTGGTACATTCTGTGGTGTATCAGATAATCCAAGCTCACAATTAATGAATGAGATAAAAACATACATTAATGGTATTCCAAATAAAGAtgtatagtttttttaaattgctttatttttattttattaaaaatataattttactaagcaaagttttttttctttatttctaaCGACTAAGTAGGAATTaagatttgaaattatagaTATAAATGTTATAAAAGTATCAGGAAATGGtgtaaaagattatttaaatcaaatagaaacaaattatttaaaaacatcAAAGGATGAtataccaattttaattcattttggTGTTTCAAGCTCAGAAACTAATAATAGACTTGAAAGATATGGTTGGAATATGGCTGATTTTAGatgtgatgatgaagatatgTGGAAACCACAAAATGAAccaattgattcaaatgaTTCGAGTGATAAATATGAAACTACTCTTCCAATAAATGATTTAGTTGAGAAACTTTCAAATAGTAACTATAAAGTAACACCTTCCATTGACCCTGGAAGATTTGtttgtaattatttatagTATGTATAAATCATATAagatttatattaaaataaaatagttgGAAAGTTTAAATACTAAAATTTACCTTACTCTTTTCAAATAGCTTTTTATCATTaagattatcaaaattttataatacaaaatctttatttgttCATATCCCATTATTTGGTGTTATCGATAAAGAAACACAATTAAATTTCAtaatagatttattaaattcaatttcaaaataaataaatttctctatttatatatatatatttgtaattttttttttatatttttttttttttttttatttttatttttaatttaagcCATTGGTGTTCCACCAGCAGCAGAATCAGAGGTATGAACCAACCAACCCCATTGTTGCAtacaaaatgataaaaagtTAACGGCAAAGAAAGCAATGAAAGCAATAAAAGTATAAGGAATGTCAGCATCTTTTGATATTCTTCTTTTGTATCTTTCATCTGATTCGATCATGTCATGAGAAGGTTTGATTGCATATGCTAATAAATGATCCTCAGCTGAATCTGATTGAATGTTTAAGTCGTCTTTGGACATTTTATTCATTGATTGTCTTAAAACTCTCCAACCGTCTAAAGGACTTTTACCAActctaaataataaaaacaataccaAAACTTGGAATGAAGCACCCCAAATAAACCAAACCCACAAgttatttgaatcatttggTGAATAGATTAAAGCTGGATCCAATTGTAATGCTATTGCTGATAAAATCCATTGCATTAAAATATCGACTGCAATAAACCATTGTGGTACTCTTGTAGAGTAAAAATGTAATATAAAACCAATTGATGTTCCTGTAACCACTTGTCCAATTGTATGGAATCCTAAAATTGTACGTTCAAAACAAACACAAATCATTACGCATACACCCAATACTCTTGCTAATTTTGGATAAAATGGTgctttatcaattaaaaatgcaCCTAAAATACCTCCTGCCATTGCATCACCTGATGGCactatatattttttataaataaattaattagtaaaaaatgtttagaaaaaaaaaaaaaaaaaaaaaataaaaaaaataaaaaaaaaaataaaaaatttataattaaaaatcagTAACATACTTCCATAAATACTACCAACTGGTGCACCATCACAAAAACAAGGTCTTCTTTGTCTAAAAACAGCATATAAACCAACACCCAATACTAATGGGTAAGCTGATCTATGTAACATATGAATTAAAATGATTCTGAGTTGgctatatttatttttgagtGCTGGATATACTGCTGGTGAATTACTGAGTAAAAGTATTGCTGGTAAAAGGAATaaaatagtagtggtagaGATGGCAACTGTTCTTGGATTAACAAATTGCATAATAAAACTTGCCATCAATGGTAATACACTCTCATCATTCTTCCAACATTTATTCATAAACATATCACCATTTACATTTGTACAATTTGCGCTATTTGCTGCATTTACCATACTAATCATaacaaacaattaaattaatttatttataatttttttgattattaaataagaaaaataaaattatttaattaattcacaATTCCAACTTTTACtactaattaattattaccactattattattccaATGTCACTGCTCCTATTCCTATTTATactattatattattttaatacataccttaaaaatgttaaaaaagctaaaattataaataataacttcATTTTATACTAACtttaaggtttttttttttttttttttttatttaaatattatatatgcttttattttctttttcttttttttaatatataaaatttattttattgtatatttttttaaaataaaaaaaaaaaaaaaaagaaaaaaaaattaataatataacgtatatttaaatattacagTATATATGTACACTATATATTTGTCGAAacttttttagattttttttttatttttttttatttttttttttttttttaaaacattcaaACGAATtgtccaaaataaaaataaaaataaaaataaaaaaaaaattaaaatttaaaaaaaaaaaaactgattATAATTGATCAAAACTTATACTAAGGagggtatttttttttttttttttttttttgttgatttttttttattatttttatttttttttttttttttttttttttttttttcttctattattacaaataaataagatTTTATAAGAtcgaaaataatgatttttttttttttttttttttttttttttttttttttttttttcaaaaaaaatgaataaataaagcGACAAAGATTAAACATTTCTTGCGGCTTGAATTAATGGTTTAAATTCAGAGGAATCACATGCCAAATCCATGAAAGGATGTTTTAAAAGATCGGTAGCATCAGGACGATTAGCAACATTGATATCGAGACATTTTGAGAAGAAATCTTGGAAAGTTTTACTCCATTTGGTTGTTTCTTTAAGTGGTGGAATACCTTTAGTAGTGATGAGGAAAAGAGCACGCAATGGTGGGAAATCCATATAAGGTGGTTCACCTTCAGCCATTTCCATCATCATGATACCCAAAGACCAAATATCAACCTTGACACCATAATCGTGACCTCTAATGAGTTCTGGGGCCATCCAATAAGGGGTACCAACGACGGTATTacgtttttgttgtttttgagtTAATTGAGCGGCATAACCAAAATCAGCAATCTTTACACTACCCTCTGAGcccaataaaatattatcactCTTTATATCTCTATGAATACGATGAAGACTATGAATGTATTGCAATGCCTTCAAGGTCTCTTTAACCACATAAGCAATTTGAATCTCACTCATTTTGATATTATCAAATGCCTCTAAAATGTCTGTTAAACAACCACCACCCATAAACTCCATTGCAACCCAAAGTTCTCTATCGTTCACTATATAACTATCAATGTAATTTACAATGTTATCATGATGTGATGTCTTCATAATTGCAATCTCTGTTACCAAGAGTTTGGCATTATCATTGTTAAtttcaatctttttaattgcaACTCTCTTATTGTTCTTTGATGATGTTGCTACAAATACTTCTCCTGCTGCACCTTCTCCAATCTTTGtcatatttttataaattttagtTGGATCTTCTTTTGTTACTAAATCACCTatagtatttaaaaaaaaaaaaataaaaaaaaataaaaaataaagaaataataaaagtgtggttaatattaaaaataaaataaaataaaaaaaaaacaaaaattaaattatgtatgaaaaataaaaaaaatataaaaaaataataaacataaataaataaataaacatacTAAGAGTTAAATTTGATTCATCAGGAAGTGCAGATAAATTTTgagaatttgatttttccaTTGTTCTACCAGCTTGAAATTCTAAAACTGATAACCATTCACTTGGTTTATCGAGTACTTCTTGTTTTGAAACATTTGAAGACTTTAAGATAACTTCCCATTCTTTTGGTAAACCAGAGAAACCAGTTGCTGAATTGAAATCAACATGTACCTCATGTTTAAGATTGAATGGTTGTGATACTGTGCTATATTCTGATCCTTTCTCAACTGCTTTCATCCAACTTGCCATTTCATCTGGTGTATTGGCTTGAATGAAAAATGTTTTATTGATTCTTGGTGATACTAATTCGAAACAATTTGGTTTAcctaatgatttattttcatagCAACGTGACATTCTTAATGGCACCGCTCCAACTGGTCTCTCCTCTTTAtccttaaaataaaataacatatcattttgaataataaacTTTCTTTTCTTCCAATTCTTTACTACATGTCCTTGTTTCTTTAATTCACCCTCTTTATCTGGTGATTTCCATAATGTTGGTGATAgctatattaaaaaaaaaaaaaaaataaaaaaaaaaaaaaaaacaaaataataataaattagtaattctttttttttttttttttttttttttttatctattcccattttatttgaaacaaaaaaaaataaaaaaataaaaaaaaataaaaaaataaaaaaaaaacaatggaaaataaaaagatatttactTACATCTTATaatgaaatcatttttatattgtttatataaaaaaataaaaaaaaaattgttgtgtgggaaaaaaaaaaaagagaaaaaaaaaaaaaactaaaaaaaaaaaaaaaaaaatttttaaaaaaaaaataaaaaaataaattaaaatataaaataaatataaaaatcgGTTGGGTTTCATCTAATCTATAATTATCTTAAAtttggatattttattttattttttttgtttaaaatattaaaaaaaaaaaaaatttatatttttatattttttggtttaatatatttgaagatatttatttatatatatatttttttttttttttttcctttaaactaaaataaaaaattaaaaaaaaaaaagaatttacattattacaacaaaaaaaaatgacaaattaaatttacacgccaattaaataattaggATTTATATTTAGTTTGATTCTTCGTTGTGATGGCTGAAATAATcgttaccaccaccacctgaAACACTTGAAGATACACCTGGATCTTGAGTTGGGGTGTATGAGGAAACACTTGATTGTGGACCTGATGAGGCACCAGTACGTCTGAAACCGTCTTGGTTACCACCGGCTGGTGCTTGTTTACCAGAGTCATTTGTTGGGGTATATGTGGAAACACTTGATTGTGGACCTGATGAGGCACCAGTACGTCTGAAACCGTCTTGGTTACCACCTGCTGGTGCTTGTTTACCTGAATCGGTGGTTGGGGTATATGTGGAAACACTTGATTGTGGACCAGATGAGGCACCTTGACGTCTGAAACCGTCATTGTTACCACCTGCTGGTGCTTGTTTACCTGAATCGGTGGTTGGGGTATATGTGGAAACACTTGATTGTGGACCTGATGAAGCACCTTGACGTCTGAAACCGTCATTGTTTGTACCTGC
It encodes the following:
- the pakC gene encoding PAKA subfamily protein kinase (pleckstrin homology (PH) domain-containing protein), translating into MISLDLSPTLWKSPDKEGELKKQGHVVKNWKKRKFIIQNDMLFYFKDKEERPVGAVPLRMSRCYENKSLGKPNCFELVSPRINKTFFIQANTPDEMASWMKAVEKGSEYSTVSQPFNLKHEVHVDFNSATGFSGLPKEWEVILKSSNVSKQEVLDKPSEWLSVLEFQAGRTMEKSNSQNLSALPDESNLTLSDLVTKEDPTKIYKNMTKIGEGAAGEVFVATSSKNNKRVAIKKIEINNDNAKLLVTEIAIMKTSHHDNIVNYIDSYIVNDRELWVAMEFMGGGCLTDILEAFDNIKMSEIQIAYVVKETLKALQYIHSLHRIHRDIKSDNILLGSEGSVKIADFGYAAQLTQKQQKRNTVVGTPYWMAPELIRGHDYGVKVDIWSLGIMMMEMAEGEPPYMDFPPLRALFLITTKGIPPLKETTKWSKTFQDFFSKCLDINVANRPDATDLLKHPFMDLACDSSEFKPLIQAARNV
- a CDS encoding PAP2 family protein, translating into MVNAANSANCTNVNGDMFMNKCWKNDESVLPLMASFIMQFVNPRTVAISTTTILFLLPAILLLSNSPAVYPALKNKYSQLRIILIHMLHRSAYPLVLGVGLYAVFRQRRPCFCDGAPVGSIYGMPSGDAMAGGILGAFLIDKAPFYPKLARVLGVCVMICVCFERTILGFHTIGQVVTGTSIGFILHFYSTRVPQWFIAVDILMQWILSAIALQLDPALIYSPNDSNNLWVWFIWGASFQVLVLFLLFRVGKSPLDGWRVLRQSMNKMSKDDLNIQSDSAEDHLLAYAIKPSHDMIESDERYKRRISKDADIPYTFIAFIAFFAVNFLSFCMQQWGWLVHTSDSAAGGTPMA